One Nocardia sp. BMG111209 DNA segment encodes these proteins:
- a CDS encoding globin produces MTSGEQTATSFYAAIGGADTFRRIVAAFYREVAADEVLRPLYPEEDLGPAERRLRMFLEQYWGGPRTYSDERGHPRLRMRHNPFRIGPIERDAWLRCMRIGVAEIEPEVLDDEHRRQLLGYLEMAADSLINSPI; encoded by the coding sequence ATGACTTCCGGCGAGCAGACGGCGACATCCTTCTACGCGGCGATCGGCGGAGCGGACACGTTCCGGCGCATCGTGGCGGCGTTCTACCGCGAGGTGGCCGCGGACGAGGTACTGCGCCCGCTGTATCCGGAGGAGGATCTGGGCCCCGCCGAGCGGCGGCTGCGGATGTTCCTCGAGCAGTACTGGGGTGGTCCGCGCACCTATTCCGACGAGCGTGGCCACCCGCGACTGCGTATGCGGCACAACCCGTTCCGCATCGGCCCGATCGAGCGGGACGCCTGGTTGCGCTGTATGCGGATCGGCGTCGCGGAGATCGAGCCCGAGGTGCTCGACGACGAACACCGACGGCAGTTGCTCGGATATCTGGAGATGGCCGCCGACTCGCTGATCAATTCACCGATCTGA